From Streptomyces sp. NBC_00775, one genomic window encodes:
- a CDS encoding amylo-alpha-1,6-glucosidase — protein sequence MTDRHHLLVHGGTFAAVGDGGDISGVRGGSSPDGLFVRDARHLSRWQLTVDGAVPEALTPVADGDTARCVLVPRGGRTEPPAYTLFREQAVADSAFVEALRVTSNRPTPTTVRIAVTADADFTDQFELRSDYRTYAKTGVVRQRQVLDDGVEFSYRRGEWRSCTTVTSEPAPDGVEETGTGARRLVWTLDLEPHGSAELSLRVAARPHGATREPRVPLSPAAANERLLELEDEFAEGVPFPTGWPELAAACARGLSDLAVLQVPATGPDGEELRVPAAGVPWFLTLLGRDALLTSLFALPYRPQLAAATLPALAATQATETGAEAVSQPGKIVHEVRHGELAHFGQVPYGRYYGSVDATPLFLVLLGAYTEQTGDVTLARRLEANARAAIGWMLDHGGLTSRGYLVYRADGGGLANQNWKDSPGAICSADGSRPTGPVMAAGAQGYAYDALRRTAHLARTVWGDEVYAALLEQAAGDLRDRFQRDFWMPEHAFPALALDGDGRHVDALASDAGHLLWSGLLDKEYGELVGRRLLEPDFFSGWGVRTLASGQPAYHPLSYHRGSVWPHDNALITLGLARYGLHDEARTVAHALVDAATAAGHRLPEVLAGYGRDSHGEPVPYPHACVRESRSAAAPLALLTAVGGA from the coding sequence ATGACGGACCGGCATCATCTGCTCGTGCACGGTGGGACGTTCGCCGCCGTGGGCGACGGCGGGGACATCAGCGGCGTGCGGGGCGGCAGCTCCCCGGACGGGTTATTCGTACGGGACGCCCGGCACCTCAGCCGCTGGCAGCTGACCGTCGACGGCGCGGTGCCCGAGGCGCTCACGCCGGTCGCGGACGGCGACACGGCACGTTGTGTGCTGGTGCCGCGCGGCGGCCGCACCGAACCGCCCGCGTACACGCTCTTCCGTGAACAGGCCGTCGCCGACAGCGCGTTCGTGGAGGCGCTGCGCGTCACCAGCAACCGCCCGACACCCACCACGGTCCGCATCGCGGTCACCGCGGACGCCGACTTCACCGACCAGTTCGAGCTGCGTTCCGACTACCGTACGTACGCCAAGACGGGCGTCGTCCGCCAACGTCAAGTCCTGGACGACGGCGTGGAGTTCAGCTACCGGCGCGGCGAGTGGCGGTCCTGTACGACGGTCACCTCCGAGCCCGCCCCGGACGGCGTCGAGGAGACGGGCACGGGCGCGCGTCGTCTCGTATGGACCCTGGATCTCGAACCGCACGGCTCGGCCGAGCTGTCGCTGCGGGTCGCGGCACGTCCGCACGGCGCCACGCGGGAGCCCCGCGTGCCGCTCTCCCCCGCCGCCGCCAATGAGCGACTCCTGGAGCTGGAGGACGAGTTCGCGGAGGGCGTGCCCTTCCCGACCGGCTGGCCCGAGCTGGCCGCGGCCTGCGCGCGGGGCCTGTCCGACCTGGCGGTGCTCCAGGTACCGGCGACGGGCCCGGACGGCGAGGAACTGCGCGTCCCGGCGGCCGGAGTCCCCTGGTTCCTCACCCTCCTGGGCCGCGACGCCCTGCTGACCTCGCTCTTCGCGCTCCCCTACCGCCCGCAGCTCGCCGCCGCCACACTGCCGGCGCTCGCCGCGACCCAGGCGACGGAGACAGGGGCCGAGGCGGTGTCCCAGCCCGGCAAGATCGTGCACGAGGTGCGGCACGGCGAGCTGGCGCACTTCGGGCAGGTGCCGTACGGGCGTTACTACGGTTCGGTGGACGCGACGCCGCTGTTCCTTGTGCTGCTCGGCGCGTACACGGAGCAGACCGGTGATGTCACGCTGGCCCGGCGTCTGGAGGCCAACGCCCGCGCGGCGATCGGCTGGATGCTGGACCACGGCGGTCTGACCTCGCGCGGCTATCTCGTCTACCGCGCGGACGGCGGCGGCCTCGCCAACCAGAACTGGAAGGACTCCCCCGGCGCCATCTGCTCGGCCGACGGCAGCCGCCCCACCGGCCCGGTGATGGCGGCGGGCGCGCAGGGATACGCGTACGACGCGCTGCGCCGCACCGCGCACCTGGCCCGCACGGTCTGGGGCGACGAGGTCTACGCGGCGCTCCTCGAACAGGCCGCCGGCGACCTCCGCGACCGTTTCCAGCGGGACTTCTGGATGCCTGAACACGCCTTCCCCGCACTCGCGTTGGACGGTGACGGCCGCCATGTCGACGCCCTCGCGTCGGACGCGGGCCATCTGCTCTGGTCGGGCCTGCTCGACAAGGAGTACGGCGAGCTGGTCGGCCGCCGCCTGCTGGAGCCGGACTTCTTCTCCGGCTGGGGCGTCCGCACGCTCGCCTCCGGCCAGCCGGCGTACCACCCGCTCTCGTATCACCGGGGGTCTGTCTGGCCCCATGACAATGCGCTGATCACGCTGGGGTTGGCGAGGTACGGGCTGCATGACGAGGCTCGTACGGTGGCCCATGCGCTCGTGGACGCCGCCACGGCAGCCGGCCACCGCCTTCCGGAGGTTCTTGCGGGGTATGGCCGCGACAGCCATGGGGAGCCTGTGCCGTATCCGCATGCGTGCGTGCGGGAGTCCCGTTCGGCGGCGGCTCCATTGGCGCTGCTCACGGCAGTTGGGGGTGCCTGA
- a CDS encoding MGH1-like glycoside hydrolase domain-containing protein translates to MTRSGSLVYDPVESTGSLHLGAARVLNGNWTGTSTVPSRGLYPHQWSWDSAFIAIGLRHLSPLRAQTELETLLGAQWADGRIPHIVFNPSVPLDAYFPSPDFWRSSTAGRAAGAPRTVQTSGIVQPPVHALAAWLVHQADPGLSRARSFLPRMYPRLAAWHRYLLHRRDLGGGGLASVVHPWEQGMDNSPCWDAPLSRVTPAPARSFRRADLDHGAPEDRPTDLDYGRYVRLATDYRDGEYADGGGEFAVEDPAFNALLIASEHALARIAQELGAAGTARHARAERLTAALVERLWDPAEGMFFCRDVYDESEGGDRVEGGGRGESGGSGKSGGRGENSALGSEQRSRRSAHTPEQRSQSSALARERRSPRGALIPERSVAGLLPLILPALPRDIAATLVGTASGPHFGLGGATRLVPSYDLTGDAFDPHRYWRGPAWFNTNWLLERGLRLHGEHARADGLRAALLDTAAESGFAEYVDPYTGEACGALGFSWTAALTLDLLHEPSGADQTDQVVSHPGRYAFDKTHSTTGHSTTGHSAFDTGAKGGNRG, encoded by the coding sequence ATCACCCGTTCCGGATCACTTGTATACGATCCCGTCGAGTCGACGGGGTCACTGCACCTCGGGGCCGCCCGGGTGCTGAACGGCAACTGGACGGGAACGTCCACGGTGCCCTCGCGCGGCCTGTATCCGCACCAGTGGTCGTGGGACTCCGCGTTCATCGCGATAGGGCTACGCCATCTGTCCCCCTTGAGGGCGCAGACCGAGCTGGAGACCCTGCTCGGTGCGCAGTGGGCCGACGGGCGGATCCCGCACATCGTGTTCAACCCCTCCGTGCCGCTGGACGCGTACTTCCCGAGCCCCGACTTCTGGCGCTCCTCGACCGCGGGACGCGCCGCGGGCGCCCCGCGCACCGTACAGACGTCGGGCATCGTGCAGCCACCGGTGCACGCGCTCGCCGCATGGCTGGTCCACCAGGCCGACCCGGGGCTGTCCCGGGCCCGCTCCTTCCTCCCCCGGATGTACCCCCGCCTGGCGGCCTGGCACCGCTATCTCCTGCACCGCCGAGACCTGGGCGGCGGCGGTCTCGCCTCCGTGGTCCACCCCTGGGAACAGGGCATGGACAACAGCCCCTGCTGGGACGCCCCGCTGAGCCGCGTCACCCCGGCACCGGCCCGCTCCTTCCGCCGCGCCGACCTCGACCACGGGGCCCCCGAGGACCGCCCGACGGATCTCGACTACGGACGGTACGTGCGGCTTGCCACGGACTACCGGGACGGGGAGTACGCGGACGGGGGCGGCGAGTTCGCCGTCGAGGACCCGGCGTTCAACGCGCTGCTGATCGCCTCCGAACACGCGCTGGCCCGTATCGCACAGGAGCTGGGCGCGGCGGGGACGGCCCGGCACGCCCGGGCCGAGCGTCTGACGGCGGCGCTGGTGGAGCGGCTGTGGGATCCGGCGGAGGGGATGTTCTTCTGCCGGGATGTGTATGACGAGAGCGAAGGCGGCGACAGGGTCGAGGGCGGAGGCCGGGGCGAGAGCGGAGGCAGCGGCAAGAGCGGAGGCCGGGGCGAGAACAGTGCTCTCGGGTCGGAGCAGCGCTCTCGGCGCAGTGCTCACACTCCGGAGCAGCGCTCCCAGAGCAGTGCTCTCGCAAGGGAGCGGCGCTCTCCCCGTGGAGCACTGATCCCCGAGCGCAGTGTCGCCGGGCTGCTCCCCCTCATCCTCCCCGCGCTGCCGCGCGACATCGCCGCCACCCTCGTGGGTACCGCGAGCGGCCCGCACTTCGGGCTCGGCGGGGCCACGCGCCTCGTACCGAGCTACGACCTCACCGGCGACGCGTTCGATCCGCACCGGTACTGGCGGGGGCCGGCCTGGTTCAACACCAACTGGCTGCTGGAGCGCGGCCTGCGCCTGCACGGCGAGCACGCGCGGGCGGACGGGCTGCGCGCCGCGCTGCTGGACACGGCCGCGGAGTCCGGGTTCGCGGAGTACGTGGACCCGTACACCGGCGAGGCCTGCGGAGCGCTCGGCTTCAGCTGGACCGCGGCACTGACGCTGGATCTGCTGCACGAGCCTTCCGGGGCGGACCAGACGGACCAAGTCGTGTCCCACCCGGGGCGCTACGCGTTCGACAAGACACACAGCACAACAGGACACAGCACAACAGGACACAGCGCATTCGATACGGGCGCCAAGGGAGGGAACCGGGGATGA
- a CDS encoding ROK family transcriptional regulator, with translation MTGRAGRTVKAGNQASAGDLLELVRSGRATTRGALQQATGLSRATVGQRLDRLFRAGWLREGAGGPVDSPLGGRPSITLEFDDAHAVVLAADLDTRHGRAAVLTLTGEILAEHTGVLVIDEGPETVLGELGRWFAELLEKAGHRAEEVCGIGLAVPGPVDTDTGRVVQPPIMPGWDGYDIRGRLGRAFAEHTGLRTAPGADAGGTAPARGARAAVPVLVDNDANLMAYGEQRTGYPDCSAFALVKVSTGIGAGMVVGGSIYRGVDGGAGDIGHIRVGADALCRCGSYGCLAAVASGGAVARRLAEAGVPAASGSDVRDLLTSGHPEAMALAREAGRQVGDVLATVVTLLNPGVLMIAGDLAGTPFLTGVRELLYQRALPRSTAHLDVVTSRLGERAGLVGAGALVVEYLYAPERAEERLAALGV, from the coding sequence ATGACGGGAAGGGCAGGGAGGACCGTGAAGGCCGGGAATCAGGCAAGCGCCGGAGATCTGCTCGAACTGGTGCGCAGCGGCCGGGCCACGACACGCGGCGCGCTGCAGCAGGCCACCGGTCTGTCGCGGGCCACGGTCGGCCAGCGGCTCGACCGGCTCTTCCGCGCGGGCTGGTTGCGCGAGGGCGCGGGCGGCCCCGTCGACTCCCCGCTCGGCGGACGCCCGTCCATCACCCTCGAATTCGACGACGCCCACGCGGTCGTCCTCGCCGCCGACCTCGACACCCGGCACGGCCGGGCCGCCGTGCTCACCCTGACCGGCGAGATCCTGGCCGAACACACGGGCGTCCTGGTGATCGACGAGGGCCCGGAGACGGTTCTCGGTGAACTCGGCCGCTGGTTCGCCGAGCTGCTGGAGAAGGCCGGGCACCGGGCGGAGGAGGTCTGCGGGATCGGGCTCGCGGTGCCGGGCCCCGTCGACACCGACACCGGCCGCGTCGTGCAGCCGCCGATCATGCCGGGCTGGGACGGCTACGACATAAGGGGCCGCCTGGGCCGCGCCTTCGCCGAACACACGGGGCTGCGTACGGCGCCGGGTGCGGACGCGGGCGGTACGGCACCGGCCAGGGGTGCCAGGGCGGCCGTACCCGTGCTCGTCGACAACGACGCCAACCTCATGGCGTACGGCGAGCAGCGCACCGGGTATCCGGACTGCTCGGCGTTCGCGCTGGTCAAGGTCTCCACCGGTATCGGTGCGGGCATGGTCGTCGGCGGCAGCATCTACCGGGGCGTCGACGGCGGCGCGGGCGACATCGGGCACATCCGGGTGGGCGCCGACGCGCTGTGCCGGTGCGGCTCGTACGGCTGCCTGGCCGCCGTCGCCAGTGGTGGCGCGGTGGCGCGCCGGCTCGCGGAGGCCGGGGTCCCGGCCGCCTCCGGCTCAGATGTGCGCGACCTGCTGACGTCCGGGCACCCGGAGGCGATGGCGCTGGCGCGGGAGGCGGGGCGGCAGGTCGGGGACGTACTGGCGACCGTGGTGACGCTACTCAACCCCGGTGTACTGATGATCGCCGGAGATTTGGCCGGAACCCCCTTCCTTACGGGCGTGCGTGAGCTGCTGTATCAGCGGGCGCTGCCCCGCTCCACCGCTCATCTGGACGTGGTGACCTCGCGGCTGGGGGAGCGGGCGGGGCTGGTGGGGGCCGGGGCTCTGGTCGTGGAATACCTGTACGCGCCGGAGCGGGCCGAGGAGCGGCTGGCGGCGCTCGGTGTCTGA
- the ppdK gene encoding pyruvate, phosphate dikinase has translation MSENKDPLVAESSDSDVEGVKFVYDFTEGNRDLKDLLGGKGANLAEMTNLGLPVPPGFTITTEACKTYLDSGDEPAALRDEVSAHLEALEAKMGKKLGQADNPLLVSVRSGAKFSMPGMMDTVLNIGLSDKSVLGLSKQSGDDRFAWDSYRRLIQMFGKTVLGVDGELFEEALEAAKEAKKVTVDTDLEAADLKKLVTKFKKIVKTEAGRDFPQDPREQMDLAIKAVFDSWNGDRAKLYRRQERIPHDLGTAVNICSMVFGNLGPDSGTGVAFTRDPASGHQGVYGDYLQNAQGEDVVAGIRNTVPLAELESIDKKSYDQLMQIMETLETHYKDLCDIEFTIERGQLWMLQTRVGKRTAGAAFRIATQLVDQGLIDEAEALQRVTGAQLAQLMFPRFDDQAKVEQIGRGIAASPGAAVGKAVFDSYTAIKWSRSGEKVILIRRETNPDDLDGMIAAEGILTSRGGKTSHAAVVARGMGKTCVCGAEELEVDTKRRRMTAPGGVVIEEGDVVSIDGSTGKVYLGEVPVVPSPVVEYFEGRMHAGADDADELVAAVHRIMAYADRVRRLRVRANADNAEDALRARRFGAQGIGLCRTEHMFLGDRRELVERLILADTEAEREDSLKELLPLQKRDFVELFEAMDGLPVTVRLLDPPLHEFLPDVTELSVRVALAESRGDANENDLRLLQAVHRLHEQNPMLGLRGVRLGLVIPGLFTMQVRAIAEAAAERKNAKGDPRAEIMIPLVGTVQELEIVREEADQVIAEVQAATGTELKLAIGTMIELPRAALTAGQIAEAAQFFSFGTNDLTQTVWGFSRDDVEASFFTAYLEKGIFGVSPFETIDKDGVGSLVKSAVKAGRATRPDLKLGVCGEHGGDPESVHFFHEVGLDYVSCSPFRIPVARLEAGRAASSAKGSDHR, from the coding sequence GTGTCGGAAAACAAAGATCCCCTCGTAGCTGAGAGCAGCGACAGCGACGTTGAGGGAGTGAAGTTCGTTTACGACTTCACCGAGGGCAACAGGGACCTCAAGGACCTCCTCGGCGGCAAGGGTGCGAACCTCGCCGAGATGACCAACCTGGGCCTTCCCGTCCCTCCCGGCTTCACCATCACCACCGAGGCGTGCAAGACCTACCTCGACAGTGGCGACGAGCCGGCGGCACTGCGTGACGAGGTGAGTGCGCACCTCGAAGCTCTCGAAGCGAAGATGGGCAAGAAGCTCGGCCAGGCCGATAACCCTCTGCTCGTATCCGTCCGTTCCGGGGCGAAGTTCTCCATGCCCGGCATGATGGACACCGTTCTGAACATCGGCCTCTCCGACAAGTCGGTGCTGGGCCTCTCCAAGCAGTCCGGCGACGACCGCTTCGCGTGGGACTCGTACCGCCGTCTCATCCAGATGTTCGGCAAGACGGTCCTCGGCGTGGACGGCGAGCTCTTCGAGGAGGCGCTGGAGGCGGCGAAGGAGGCCAAGAAGGTCACCGTCGACACGGACCTCGAAGCGGCCGACCTGAAGAAGCTCGTCACCAAGTTCAAGAAGATCGTCAAGACCGAGGCCGGCCGCGACTTCCCGCAGGACCCGCGCGAGCAGATGGACCTCGCCATCAAGGCGGTCTTCGACTCGTGGAACGGCGACCGCGCGAAGCTGTACCGCCGCCAGGAGCGCATCCCGCACGACCTCGGCACGGCGGTCAACATCTGTTCGATGGTCTTCGGCAACCTGGGCCCGGACTCCGGCACGGGCGTCGCCTTCACCCGCGACCCGGCCTCCGGCCACCAGGGCGTGTACGGCGACTACCTCCAGAACGCCCAGGGCGAGGACGTGGTCGCGGGCATCCGCAACACGGTCCCGCTCGCCGAGCTGGAGTCGATCGACAAGAAGTCGTACGACCAGCTGATGCAGATCATGGAGACCCTGGAGACCCACTACAAGGATCTCTGCGACATCGAGTTCACCATCGAGCGCGGCCAGCTGTGGATGCTCCAGACCCGCGTCGGCAAGCGCACGGCGGGCGCGGCCTTCCGCATCGCCACGCAGCTCGTGGACCAGGGCCTGATCGACGAGGCGGAGGCGCTCCAGCGCGTGACGGGCGCCCAGCTCGCGCAGCTGATGTTCCCGCGCTTCGACGACCAGGCGAAGGTCGAGCAGATCGGCCGGGGCATCGCGGCGTCGCCGGGTGCGGCGGTCGGCAAGGCGGTCTTCGACTCGTACACCGCCATCAAGTGGTCGCGTTCGGGCGAGAAGGTCATCCTGATCCGCCGCGAGACGAACCCCGACGACCTGGACGGCATGATCGCGGCCGAGGGCATCCTGACCTCGCGCGGCGGCAAGACCTCCCACGCCGCCGTCGTGGCGCGCGGCATGGGCAAGACGTGCGTGTGCGGCGCCGAGGAGCTCGAGGTCGACACCAAGCGGCGCCGGATGACGGCCCCGGGCGGTGTGGTCATCGAGGAGGGCGACGTCGTCTCGATCGACGGCTCGACGGGCAAGGTCTACCTGGGCGAGGTCCCGGTCGTGCCGTCCCCGGTCGTCGAGTACTTCGAGGGCCGGATGCACGCGGGTGCCGACGACGCGGACGAGCTGGTCGCCGCCGTGCACCGGATCATGGCGTACGCGGACCGCGTCCGTCGTCTGCGTGTCCGGGCCAACGCCGACAACGCCGAGGACGCGCTGCGCGCCCGCCGCTTCGGCGCCCAGGGCATCGGCCTGTGCCGTACCGAGCACATGTTCCTCGGTGACCGGCGCGAGCTGGTCGAGCGCCTGATCCTGGCCGACACGGAGGCGGAGCGCGAGGACTCCCTCAAGGAGCTCCTCCCGCTCCAGAAGCGGGACTTCGTCGAGCTCTTCGAGGCGATGGACGGCCTCCCGGTGACGGTCCGTCTCCTGGACCCGCCGCTGCACGAGTTCCTGCCGGACGTGACCGAGCTGTCGGTGCGGGTGGCGCTGGCGGAGTCGCGCGGCGACGCCAACGAGAACGACCTGCGCCTGCTCCAGGCGGTGCACCGCCTGCACGAGCAGAACCCGATGCTGGGCCTGCGCGGCGTACGCCTCGGCCTGGTCATCCCCGGCCTGTTCACCATGCAGGTGCGGGCGATCGCGGAAGCCGCCGCCGAACGCAAGAACGCGAAGGGCGACCCGCGAGCGGAGATCATGATCCCCCTCGTCGGCACGGTCCAGGAGCTGGAGATTGTCCGCGAGGAGGCCGACCAGGTCATCGCCGAGGTACAGGCGGCGACCGGTACGGAGCTGAAGCTGGCGATCGGCACGATGATCGAACTCCCGCGAGCGGCCCTCACGGCCGGTCAGATCGCCGAGGCGGCGCAGTTCTTCTCCTTCGGCACGAACGACCTCACGCAGACGGTGTGGGGCTTCAGCCGGGACGACGTGGAGGCCTCCTTCTTCACGGCGTACCTGGAGAAGGGCATCTTCGGCGTCTCCCCCTTCGAGACCATTGACAAGGACGGCGTCGGCTCCCTCGTGAAGTCCGCGGTGAAGGCGGGCCGCGCGACACGCCCCGACCTGAAGCTCGGCGTCTGCGGCGAGCACGGCGGCGACCCCGAGTCGGTCCACTTCTTCCACGAGGTGGGTCTCGACTACGTCTCCTGCTCGCCCTTCCGGATCCCGGTGGCCCGCCTGGAGGCGGGACGCGCGGCCTCGTCGGCGAAGGGCAGCGACCACCGCTAG
- a CDS encoding oxidoreductase gives MAGWSADDIPDQSGRTAVVTGANSGIGYVTARELARKGARVVLACRSEVRGAEAGDRIVTEVPGADVEFVRLDLGELGSVLEFADRYAYGRLDLLVNNAGVMALPHGRTADGFETQFGVNHLGHFALTGLLMPALLATPGARVVNVASMVHALSNIDIDDLNSERRPYRKWIAYARSKTANLLFTHELARRLDAVGSDVVVAAAHPGYASTNLQAAGPRLEGRKGAERFMEIGNRFFGQSAEAGALPTLYAATAPGVRPDSFTGPSFAMWRGAPAKSWRARWTLDDTAGERLWAASEQLTGVTYDVLKP, from the coding sequence ATGGCTGGTTGGAGCGCGGATGACATCCCTGACCAGAGTGGTCGTACCGCCGTCGTCACCGGGGCCAACAGTGGGATCGGATACGTGACCGCGCGTGAGCTCGCCCGTAAGGGGGCCCGGGTCGTGCTCGCCTGTCGGAGTGAGGTGCGGGGTGCCGAGGCCGGGGACCGGATCGTCACCGAAGTGCCTGGGGCGGATGTCGAGTTCGTGAGGCTCGATCTCGGGGAGCTCGGATCCGTGCTGGAGTTCGCGGACCGGTATGCGTACGGGCGGCTCGATCTGCTCGTCAACAACGCCGGGGTCATGGCACTGCCCCACGGCCGGACCGCCGACGGGTTCGAGACGCAGTTCGGGGTCAATCATCTGGGGCACTTCGCGCTCACCGGGCTGTTGATGCCCGCGCTGCTCGCCACGCCCGGCGCGCGCGTGGTGAATGTGGCGAGCATGGTCCACGCGCTGTCGAACATCGACATCGACGACCTCAACAGTGAGCGCCGGCCGTACCGGAAGTGGATCGCCTATGCGCGGTCCAAGACCGCCAATCTGCTCTTCACCCATGAGCTGGCGCGGCGGCTGGACGCCGTCGGGTCCGATGTCGTCGTGGCCGCCGCGCACCCCGGGTACGCCTCCACCAACCTCCAGGCCGCCGGGCCCAGGCTGGAGGGGCGGAAGGGTGCCGAGCGGTTCATGGAGATCGGCAACCGGTTCTTCGGGCAGAGCGCCGAGGCCGGGGCGCTGCCCACGCTGTACGCCGCCACCGCGCCCGGGGTGCGGCCCGACTCCTTCACCGGGCCGTCGTTCGCGATGTGGCGCGGTGCGCCCGCGAAGTCCTGGCGGGCCCGGTGGACCCTCGACGACACGGCGGGCGAGCGGCTCTGGGCCGCTTCGGAGCAGTTGACCGGGGTCACTTACGACGTGCTCAAACCGTGA
- a CDS encoding SDR family NAD(P)-dependent oxidoreductase: MTTSRFSGRTALVTGAGSGIGRATALALATEGAHVVVAGRTAAPLDETVALIEERGGKALSVTADVSRAADWQALVAVAVDRFGSLDVAVNNAGVFRGGKPLADLPEADWHTQLDTNLTGVFLALQAEIRQMRTQPAGGAIVNIASTIGLHTRRPGIAAYAASKAAVTALTRAAALDHIADGVRINVVSPGASATAMSLRPGETEAERVERVKNELPLGRISATEEIAAAVLYLASDDAASVVGTDLVVDSGGSL; encoded by the coding sequence ATGACGACGAGCCGCTTCTCCGGCCGGACCGCCCTCGTGACCGGCGCCGGCTCCGGCATAGGCCGCGCCACCGCGCTCGCGCTCGCCACCGAGGGCGCGCACGTCGTCGTCGCCGGGCGCACCGCGGCCCCGCTCGACGAGACGGTCGCGCTGATCGAGGAGCGGGGCGGCAAGGCCCTGTCCGTGACGGCCGACGTGTCGCGCGCCGCCGACTGGCAGGCCCTGGTCGCGGTGGCCGTGGACCGCTTCGGCTCCCTCGACGTGGCGGTCAACAACGCGGGAGTGTTCCGCGGCGGGAAACCTCTGGCCGACCTCCCGGAAGCGGACTGGCACACGCAGCTCGACACCAACCTGACCGGCGTCTTCCTCGCCCTCCAGGCCGAGATCCGGCAGATGCGCACCCAGCCCGCCGGCGGCGCGATCGTGAACATCGCCTCCACCATCGGCCTGCACACCCGCCGCCCGGGCATCGCCGCCTACGCCGCCTCCAAGGCCGCCGTCACCGCGCTCACCCGCGCCGCCGCCCTGGACCACATCGCCGACGGCGTCCGCATCAACGTCGTCAGCCCCGGCGCCTCCGCCACCGCCATGTCCCTGCGCCCGGGCGAGACGGAGGCCGAGCGAGTGGAACGGGTGAAGAACGAGCTGCCACTCGGCCGGATCTCGGCCACCGAGGAGATCGCCGCGGCCGTCCTCTACCTGGCGTCCGACGACGCGGCATCGGTCGTCGGCACGGACCTGGTGGTCGACAGCGGCGGATCGCTCTGA
- a CDS encoding TetR/AcrR family transcriptional regulator produces the protein MARTKEFDPDAALQSALELFWRRGYEATSMADLVEHLGVGRASIYATFGNKHELYLKALDRYRETRDPQLLRELSQPGPALPAVRTVVRRFATEAATEERRLTGCFVTNTAAELAPHDTAAARRVEHSWDHIETLLHSALVRAQAQGELPEDRDPRTLARMLLVLMQGLRVVGKASTDPSRVRDAAEQALTLLD, from the coding sequence GTGGCCAGGACCAAGGAGTTCGATCCGGACGCCGCGCTGCAGTCAGCCCTGGAGCTGTTCTGGCGGCGCGGCTACGAGGCGACGTCCATGGCCGACCTCGTCGAGCACCTGGGCGTCGGGCGCGCCAGCATCTACGCGACGTTCGGCAACAAGCACGAGCTGTATCTGAAGGCGCTGGACCGCTACCGCGAGACCCGCGACCCGCAGCTGCTGCGCGAACTGTCCCAGCCGGGGCCGGCACTGCCCGCCGTACGCACGGTGGTACGCCGCTTCGCGACCGAGGCCGCCACCGAAGAACGCCGCCTGACCGGCTGTTTCGTCACCAACACGGCCGCCGAGCTGGCACCGCACGACACGGCCGCCGCCCGCCGGGTCGAGCACAGCTGGGACCACATCGAGACCCTGCTGCACTCGGCGCTCGTCCGCGCACAGGCACAGGGAGAGCTCCCCGAGGACCGCGACCCGCGGACACTGGCCCGCATGCTACTGGTCCTGATGCAGGGGCTACGGGTCGTGGGCAAGGCCTCGACGGATCCGTCCCGCGTCCGGGACGCGGCGGAGCAGGCACTGACACTGCTCGACTGA
- the nirD gene encoding nitrite reductase small subunit NirD, with protein sequence MTLAPETTALKLQLLLEEDWFTVCDLSLLTPGRGVAALLPDGRQVALFADRAGRTYAIDNRDPFSGAAVLSRGLTGTHQGRPFVASPLLKQRFDLETGRCLDDETVSVAVYEVRTS encoded by the coding sequence ATGACCCTGGCACCCGAGACGACGGCCCTGAAGCTCCAACTCCTCCTGGAAGAGGACTGGTTCACGGTCTGCGACCTGTCTCTTCTGACCCCGGGCCGCGGAGTCGCCGCGCTCCTGCCCGACGGCCGCCAGGTCGCGCTGTTCGCCGACCGCGCCGGGCGGACGTACGCCATCGACAACCGCGACCCGTTCAGCGGCGCGGCGGTCCTCTCCCGCGGGCTGACCGGCACCCACCAGGGCCGCCCGTTCGTCGCCTCCCCGCTCCTCAAGCAGCGCTTCGACCTGGAGACGGGGCGGTGCCTGGACGACGAGACGGTGAGCGTGGCGGTGTACGAGGTGCGGACCTCCTGA